The window AGTGCAGCTCTTGTGATCTGTGCGGGACTCGTGTCACGCGAAAGACCAAAGATAGCACCACGGGCTTCTTGGTCCCAGTGAGGAGCCCCAAGCCCAGCAAAGGCAGGAACAAAAACCAAATCATCTTTGGTTTTGATGGCCTTTACTAGTTTTTCAGAATCTTTCGAGTATTTGAAAAACTCTAAGTTATCTCGGAGAAACTGAACCACTGCTCCACCAATGAACACAGATCCTTCCAAACAATAGACTGTTTTCCCTTCAGGACCAAGCGCAAGGGTTGTGATGAGACCTTGGTTTGAAATTCTAAATTCATCTCCCACATTAAAGAGTAAAAAACATCCAGTTCCATAAGTGTTTTTGGCTTCTCCAGGTTCTGTACAAAGTTGTCCAAAGAGAGCCCCTTGTTGGTCACCGACGAGAGAAGAAATGGGAATGCCATCGGGAAGTGATTTCACATTGGATGTGAATCCAAATAGGTTTTTTGAATTGAATGCTTTCGGAAGCATCGACATAGGAACTCTTAAAATTTCACAAAGTTCCTCATCCCATTCTTTGGTTTGGATATTAAAAAGAAGAGTTCTTGAGGCATTGGTATGATCGGTTTTGTGTTCTTTATGACCTGTGAGTTTGTATAATAACCATGTGTCGATGGTTCCGAATAACAAATCACCCTTTTCTGCTTTGGCACGAGCACCCTTTACGTTATCAAGGATCCATTGGATTTTGGTTCCCGAAAAGTAAGCATCCAAAACAAGACCCGTTTTGTTTCGGAAATTGGATTCCAAACTTTGTTTTTTTAAGTCCTTACAAATATCAGATGTCCTTCTACACTGCCATACAATAGCGTTATACACTGGTTTGCCGGTCTTTTTATCCCAAACCACAGATGTTTCTCTTTGGTTTGTGATCCCAATGGCAACAGCATCTTTTGGGTTTAGATTTCCATTTTTAATGGCTTGCCCAATGAGTTTTTGAGTTTTGACCCAGATCTCTTCTGGATCATGTTCTACCCAACCTGGTTTTGGATAGTATTGTTTGAATTCTTGGTAAGCAGAAGAGATTACTTTCCCTTTATCGTTAAAACAAAACGTTCTGATCCCTGTAGTACCTGCATCTATCCCAATAATATAACTTTTTTTTGCCATTTCAAACCTCTATTTCCAAACCTTCATACGCCATAATGATTTCTAATTTACCATGCGGATCAAACATCTCTTTGTATTTGAGAGCTCGTAAATATACCAAGTCTAATTTTTCATCATCATAAGAAGGATCATGATGAAACATCACTAATTTTTTAACTTTCGCACGAAGGGCAATGTCTGTTGCAATGGATGCGGAACTGTGACCCCAGTCGATTTTTTGAAGTGACTCTTCAAAGGTATATTGTGTATCAAAAACAAGTACGTCTGCATCTCGGAAGTAATCAATATAAGTATCTATGTTTTCCATCTCTTCCAAATTGAATTCTGCATCAGAGGCAAAAATAATTGCCTTTCCATCTTCCATAAACCGATATGAAAAACTTCCGCCCGGATGACGCACTGCTTTACTAAAGGTTTGAATGTTAGGGCCAAGGGAGATAGTTTCCCCTTCTTCTAAATACTGAAAAGTTTTGTTGGCAGCATAGTGATCAAAAGATACAGGAAAGTGTGTGAATACAAACTGGTGTTCCAATCTTTTTTCTGCATCATTCATACAAGAGATAAATTCAAAATGATTCCCTGGTAAAAATAGAGGAACAAAAAAAGGAATGCCTTGGATATGATCCCAATGTGTATGAGTTAAAATCCAATAGGCGTGCCCAGTACCTTTTCCAAACTCGGAGGCCATCATCTGGTTTCCCAATTCCCTAAGCCCAGTTCCCCCGTCGATGATGATTAAATTCCCTTCTTTGTCGCGGATTTCGACACAGGTCGTATTACCACCGTAAGTCGATGA of the Leptospira kanakyensis genome contains:
- a CDS encoding MBL fold metallo-hydrolase, which produces MKIKFWGVRGSIGSPIRPENVKHKIEKILSLASPTDIQNEQSIHSFLNSLSFSSSSTYGGNTTCVEIRDKEGNLIIIDGGTGLRELGNQMMASEFGKGTGHAYWILTHTHWDHIQGIPFFVPLFLPGNHFEFISCMNDAEKRLEHQFVFTHFPVSFDHYAANKTFQYLEEGETISLGPNIQTFSKAVRHPGGSFSYRFMEDGKAIIFASDAEFNLEEMENIDTYIDYFRDADVLVFDTQYTFEESLQKIDWGHSSASIATDIALRAKVKKLVMFHHDPSYDDEKLDLVYLRALKYKEMFDPHGKLEIIMAYEGLEIEV
- the glpK gene encoding glycerol kinase GlpK, translated to MAKKSYIIGIDAGTTGIRTFCFNDKGKVISSAYQEFKQYYPKPGWVEHDPEEIWVKTQKLIGQAIKNGNLNPKDAVAIGITNQRETSVVWDKKTGKPVYNAIVWQCRRTSDICKDLKKQSLESNFRNKTGLVLDAYFSGTKIQWILDNVKGARAKAEKGDLLFGTIDTWLLYKLTGHKEHKTDHTNASRTLLFNIQTKEWDEELCEILRVPMSMLPKAFNSKNLFGFTSNVKSLPDGIPISSLVGDQQGALFGQLCTEPGEAKNTYGTGCFLLFNVGDEFRISNQGLITTLALGPEGKTVYCLEGSVFIGGAVVQFLRDNLEFFKYSKDSEKLVKAIKTKDDLVFVPAFAGLGAPHWDQEARGAIFGLSRDTSPAQITRAALKAIALQSYELAHAMEKETGKPLKFLRVDGGATSNAWLMQFQADILGTKVIRPQNVDTTVLGAAYLAGLERGFFKSVASLRKEETKTTQFLPKMKESERKEEIDKWNWAISRVKTGN